A region of uncultured Carboxylicivirga sp. DNA encodes the following proteins:
- a CDS encoding DUF4105 domain-containing protein, with amino-acid sequence MLRLIAIISLFLILIPAFGARHLSGDARISLLTCDSGQELYSLYGHSAIRVKDDSNAIDHVFNYGTFDFNTPNFYLKFANGNLKYMLSTTTFNRFLNEYFTDERSVWEQELNLDQTEKQALFDAIVENSLPENKFYRYDFFFDNCATRIRDIVYRNIDGDISYVDTTLKTQSFRQFIHEYETKTPWVKDGLDLLLGWGTDDIADANNQMFLPDYLMLYFCKAIITKEGEETRNLVKEMRPLLRFEIEEENSDIITPTLLFWILLLIGSILTFYEIKIRKKPLTFVNRILFLLVSLVGLLIVFLWFFTRHGVTASNFNIMWSNPLFLLLALLPVRQLKSNTLKIVIYLILISMTLFLLGWFIIPQHIPSMVFPLVLLLIIRTGYFYSYINK; translated from the coding sequence ATGCTTCGACTAATTGCAATCATATCCTTATTTCTTATTCTTATTCCTGCTTTCGGAGCCAGGCACCTTTCAGGCGACGCAAGGATTTCACTGCTGACTTGTGATTCCGGACAAGAATTATATTCGTTATATGGACATAGTGCAATCAGAGTAAAAGATGATAGCAATGCAATTGATCATGTGTTCAATTACGGTACATTTGATTTCAACACTCCGAATTTCTACCTGAAATTTGCAAACGGAAATTTGAAGTATATGCTTTCAACAACCACTTTTAATCGATTTTTAAATGAATATTTTACTGATGAACGAAGTGTTTGGGAGCAGGAATTAAACCTAGACCAAACAGAGAAACAAGCACTTTTTGATGCCATTGTAGAAAATTCCTTACCTGAAAATAAATTTTATCGATACGATTTTTTCTTCGACAACTGTGCTACCCGAATTCGGGATATTGTTTACCGAAATATAGATGGAGACATCAGCTATGTTGACACCACATTAAAAACACAGTCATTCAGGCAGTTTATTCATGAATATGAAACAAAAACTCCATGGGTTAAAGACGGGCTCGATTTATTGTTAGGATGGGGTACTGATGACATAGCAGATGCAAATAATCAAATGTTTCTTCCTGATTATTTGATGCTTTATTTTTGTAAAGCAATAATAACAAAAGAAGGAGAGGAGACAAGAAATCTTGTTAAGGAAATGAGGCCGTTGCTACGTTTTGAAATTGAAGAAGAGAACTCAGATATAATAACCCCAACATTATTGTTTTGGATACTACTGTTAATTGGATCTATATTAACATTTTATGAAATTAAAATTCGCAAAAAGCCATTAACCTTTGTGAATCGAATTCTTTTTTTATTGGTTTCTTTGGTTGGACTCTTAATCGTATTCCTTTGGTTCTTCACCCGACATGGAGTTACTGCGAGTAATTTTAACATCATGTGGTCAAATCCATTATTCCTTCTACTGGCTTTATTGCCTGTTAGACAACTTAAATCAAATACCTTGAAGATTGTAATATACCTGATATTGATATCAATGACTTTGTTTTTATTAGGTTGGTTTATAATCCCTCAACACATACCTTCAATGGTATTTCCTTTGGTATTACTTTTAATCATACGTACAGGATATTTTTATAGCTACATTAACAAGTAG
- a CDS encoding DUF4301 family protein encodes MFTESDYKLLDIKKISTDSLLKQLAYFEKGFPFAKLSKPATIGDGINALDEENCQKYIRQFENEIADGLDVAKFVPASGAATRMFKSLFEFLQASEEDQAFLVDKEPYATFLKEKDKFAFADELPATAKTSKADMAVEIIFHLLHDDGMSYGSLPKGLLKFHKDNDWSVTPFEEHLREAAGYGKTNDQSGKVHYTVSPEHHEKFVELWQAVKDKYESLYGITYDIDFSFQKPSTDTVAANPDNTPFRDEDGQLVFRPGGHGALIENLNEMSNTVVFIKNIDNVVPKQLQEDTIKYKKVLAGLLIEKKNVIFEILTKIEDSQSRVQKEGIEMAFAFLQEELQIDVPVAIIGSEEEYQVKYIFEKLNRPIRVCGMVKNEGEPGGGPFWVKQADGTNSLQIVEGAQIDPNNEQQQEILQNSTHFNPVDLVCYLKDFKGNKFDLKEYVDPQTGFISEKTLNGKPLKALELPGLWNGAMANWITFFVEVPVTTFNPVKTVMDLLRPQHQPE; translated from the coding sequence ATGTTTACAGAAAGCGATTATAAACTTCTGGATATAAAAAAAATAAGTACTGATTCTCTTCTAAAACAATTAGCCTATTTTGAAAAAGGATTTCCATTTGCCAAACTTTCAAAACCAGCTACTATCGGAGATGGCATTAATGCTTTAGACGAAGAAAATTGTCAAAAATATATTCGTCAATTTGAAAACGAAATAGCTGATGGTCTTGATGTTGCCAAATTTGTACCAGCATCGGGTGCAGCTACCCGTATGTTTAAGAGTTTATTTGAATTTCTCCAGGCATCAGAAGAAGATCAGGCTTTTCTTGTTGATAAAGAGCCATATGCAACCTTTTTAAAAGAGAAGGATAAATTTGCGTTCGCGGACGAATTGCCGGCAACTGCAAAAACCAGTAAGGCAGATATGGCTGTTGAGATAATTTTCCATCTACTGCATGATGATGGTATGAGTTATGGTTCTTTACCCAAAGGCTTGTTGAAATTTCATAAAGATAACGACTGGTCGGTAACACCATTTGAGGAACATTTAAGAGAAGCAGCCGGTTACGGTAAAACAAATGATCAAAGCGGTAAAGTACATTATACCGTAAGTCCTGAGCATCATGAAAAGTTTGTTGAATTGTGGCAGGCTGTAAAAGATAAATACGAAAGTTTATATGGTATTACCTACGATATAGATTTTTCGTTCCAGAAACCAAGTACCGATACTGTTGCAGCCAATCCTGATAATACTCCTTTCAGGGATGAAGATGGGCAATTAGTTTTCAGACCAGGTGGTCATGGTGCTTTAATTGAGAATTTGAATGAAATGTCAAACACTGTTGTCTTCATTAAAAATATTGACAATGTTGTTCCTAAACAATTACAGGAAGATACCATCAAGTACAAAAAAGTACTGGCAGGTTTATTAATTGAGAAGAAGAATGTAATATTTGAAATTCTTACAAAAATTGAAGATTCTCAAAGTAGAGTTCAGAAAGAAGGTATCGAAATGGCATTTGCTTTCTTACAAGAAGAGCTACAGATTGATGTGCCAGTAGCAATTATTGGAAGTGAAGAGGAATATCAGGTTAAGTATATTTTCGAGAAATTGAACCGTCCCATACGAGTTTGTGGTATGGTAAAAAATGAAGGTGAACCAGGAGGCGGTCCATTTTGGGTGAAACAGGCAGATGGTACCAATAGTTTACAAATTGTTGAAGGTGCTCAGATAGATCCTAATAATGAACAGCAACAGGAAATACTACAAAACAGTACTCATTTTAATCCGGTTGATTTGGTTTGTTATCTTAAAGATTTTAAAGGAAATAAGTTTGATTTAAAGGAATATGTTGATCCTCAAACAGGATTTATCTCAGAAAAGACATTGAATGGTAAACCATTAAAAGCATTGGAATTGCCGGGATTGTGGAATGGAGCGATGGCTAACTGGATTACCTTTTTTGTTGAAGTACCGGTTACAACTTTTAATCCTGTTAAGACAGTAATGGATCTATTACGTCCGCAGCACCAGCCCGAATAA
- a CDS encoding outer membrane protein transport protein — translation MKKIFMWAICAMIGINTYAEGYQVNLQGNRQTGMGHTGTGLLMGASSMHFNPGALSFLNDKYEFSLGGSAIFSKNTFQKQAPSVYEAYSDNPMGTPLYFYGAAKISDKLAIGLSVTTPYGNSLSWGKDWDGRLLIQDISLRAIFIQPTVSYQLTEKLGIGVGFVAANGNVDLNKALPIYDQNGVEGSVNLTGNTWAYGFNAGISFKATDALTVGLDYRSKILMKVDGGDATFTVPTAVSGLYPNTKFNAELPMPSNLTFGIGYQLSEKLLLAFDLQHVAWSAYQSLDFDFEAESVPDSHNQRDFENTLIYRVGAQYSLVDNFQLRAGIYYDSTPIPEDLLTPETPGTNKIGISAGFTWNVTEKLAVDGSLLYIHGQTREDGYAPSDFYGTYYTNAVIPGIGLTYSF, via the coding sequence ATGAAGAAAATCTTCATGTGGGCCATCTGTGCAATGATAGGCATAAACACCTATGCGGAAGGTTACCAGGTTAATCTACAAGGTAATCGTCAAACAGGAATGGGACATACCGGTACCGGACTTCTTATGGGTGCTTCAAGTATGCATTTTAATCCTGGAGCATTAAGCTTTTTAAATGATAAATATGAATTTTCTTTAGGAGGAAGTGCAATTTTTTCTAAAAACACTTTTCAAAAACAAGCTCCATCAGTCTATGAAGCCTATTCTGATAATCCAATGGGTACACCATTGTACTTTTATGGAGCCGCTAAAATATCTGATAAATTAGCGATTGGTTTATCTGTTACAACCCCATACGGTAATTCACTAAGTTGGGGTAAAGATTGGGATGGTAGACTTTTGATTCAGGATATTTCGTTAAGAGCAATATTTATTCAACCGACTGTATCTTATCAACTTACTGAAAAGTTAGGAATAGGAGTGGGCTTTGTTGCAGCCAACGGAAACGTTGATTTAAACAAGGCGTTACCAATTTATGATCAAAATGGTGTAGAAGGTAGTGTAAACTTAACCGGTAATACCTGGGCATACGGTTTCAATGCTGGTATTTCGTTTAAAGCAACAGATGCTTTAACTGTAGGACTTGACTATCGTTCGAAAATTTTAATGAAAGTTGATGGGGGAGACGCAACTTTTACTGTTCCAACAGCAGTATCGGGATTGTATCCAAATACTAAGTTTAATGCAGAACTTCCTATGCCATCAAACTTAACTTTTGGTATTGGTTATCAATTATCAGAAAAACTGCTATTAGCTTTCGATTTACAACATGTTGCATGGTCTGCTTATCAATCATTGGATTTTGATTTTGAAGCTGAATCTGTTCCTGATTCTCATAACCAGCGCGATTTTGAAAACACTTTAATTTATCGTGTAGGAGCTCAATATTCATTAGTTGATAATTTCCAGTTAAGAGCAGGTATTTATTATGATTCAACTCCAATACCTGAAGATTTATTGACCCCTGAAACACCAGGAACAAATAAAATTGGTATTTCAGCTGGTTTTACATGGAATGTTACTGAAAAACTGGCTGTTGATGGATCGTTACTATACATTCATGGACAAACCCGTGAAGATGGATACGCACCTTCCGATTTCTATGGAACCTATTATACTAATGCAGTAATCCCAGGAATTGGTTTAACCTACTCATTCTAA
- a CDS encoding aminotransferase class IV yields MHTAISGQYFYKNRTLKSVNFFNSEASDSSVCVYEVFRVEDSVPLFIEDHLKRLKNSANIANVDLWKTNSQIKQVIKTLIAANNSDDGNIKLDFRINSKNEREFQAYFLPTHYPSETEYKNGVVACFQQAERPNPTAKIFNSKVRGQANSIIEKEHVYETILVDHLDHITEGSRSNLFFIKDEQFITAPDEVVLPGVIRKKVLEIIEKKGWYIQLKSLHKNELSTMDAAFLTGTSPRVLPLNNINSIKFNVEHPLLQELKTSLKQLINEYKSAKINS; encoded by the coding sequence ATGCACACAGCCATTTCAGGGCAATACTTTTATAAAAACAGAACCTTAAAATCGGTGAACTTCTTTAATAGTGAAGCAAGTGATAGTTCTGTTTGTGTGTATGAAGTTTTTCGAGTCGAAGATTCTGTCCCTCTGTTTATTGAAGATCATTTAAAAAGACTGAAAAATAGTGCGAACATAGCTAATGTTGATCTATGGAAAACTAATTCGCAGATTAAACAAGTCATCAAAACTCTTATTGCAGCCAACAATTCTGATGATGGTAATATTAAGTTGGATTTTAGAATAAATTCAAAGAATGAGAGAGAATTTCAGGCCTATTTTCTACCCACCCATTATCCCAGCGAGACGGAATATAAGAACGGTGTAGTTGCCTGTTTCCAGCAGGCAGAACGACCGAATCCAACCGCCAAGATATTTAATTCTAAAGTCAGAGGTCAGGCAAATTCAATTATTGAAAAAGAACATGTTTATGAAACTATTTTAGTTGATCACCTTGATCATATTACAGAAGGAAGTAGAAGTAACCTGTTCTTTATTAAGGATGAACAATTTATTACAGCCCCTGATGAAGTAGTTTTGCCAGGAGTAATTCGAAAAAAGGTACTCGAAATTATTGAAAAGAAAGGTTGGTACATACAATTGAAATCACTACATAAAAATGAGTTATCTACTATGGATGCCGCTTTTCTTACCGGAACTTCTCCACGTGTATTGCCTCTCAATAACATCAATTCTATAAAGTTTAATGTTGAACATCCATTATTACAGGAACTTAAAACATCATTAAAGCAATTGATTAACGAATATAAGTCGGCTAAGATAAACAGCTAA
- the folD gene encoding bifunctional methylenetetrahydrofolate dehydrogenase/methenyltetrahydrofolate cyclohydrolase FolD, which produces MQLIDGKLTSQKIREEIAEEVKQLIASGVKKPHLAAILVGHDGGSESYVAGKMKACEEVGFNSSLIRYEDNVTEEELLAKVHELNNNEDIDGFIVQLPLPKHISEEKVTEAIDPRKDVDGFHPVNVGRMTIGMPAFISATPQGIMELLKRYEIETSGKNVVVIGRSNIVGRPMSVLLSQKGYPGDATVTVAHSRTKNLKELCLQADIIVAAIGSPGFVKGEMVKEGAVVIDVGTTRVPSIETKSGWRLKGDVLFDEVAPKCSFITPVPGGVGPMTITSLIINTLKSAKKEIYS; this is translated from the coding sequence ATGCAGTTAATAGACGGAAAATTAACATCCCAAAAGATTCGTGAAGAAATTGCTGAAGAAGTTAAACAATTGATTGCTTCAGGAGTTAAAAAACCTCACCTGGCAGCCATATTGGTTGGGCATGATGGTGGCAGCGAGTCATATGTAGCCGGAAAAATGAAGGCCTGTGAAGAAGTAGGTTTCAATTCAAGCCTTATACGTTACGAAGACAATGTAACTGAAGAAGAATTACTGGCCAAAGTGCATGAACTGAACAACAATGAGGATATTGACGGATTTATCGTTCAATTACCTTTACCAAAGCATATATCAGAAGAGAAGGTTACAGAAGCTATCGATCCCCGTAAAGATGTGGATGGATTTCATCCTGTTAACGTAGGCCGCATGACCATTGGTATGCCTGCATTTATATCGGCTACTCCACAGGGAATTATGGAGTTATTAAAGCGATATGAAATTGAAACATCAGGTAAAAATGTGGTTGTTATTGGTCGCAGTAATATTGTTGGACGTCCGATGAGTGTACTTCTTTCACAAAAAGGATATCCGGGAGATGCAACTGTAACCGTTGCCCACAGCCGCACTAAGAACCTGAAAGAATTGTGTTTGCAGGCCGATATTATTGTAGCCGCTATTGGATCACCAGGCTTTGTTAAAGGCGAAATGGTAAAAGAAGGAGCGGTGGTAATTGATGTTGGTACAACTCGTGTTCCATCAATCGAAACAAAGTCGGGTTGGCGTCTTAAAGGAGATGTGCTGTTTGATGAAGTAGCTCCTAAATGTTCATTTATTACGCCTGTTCCGGGTGGAGTAGGGCCAATGACAATAACATCATTAATCATTAACACACTGAAATCGGCCAAAAAAGAAATATATTCATAA
- the pgeF gene encoding peptidoglycan editing factor PgeF yields MFAYCNFCEKAHNPWKIDKDKVTYFVTDKWDGSSRPPYSELNVSMNVGDCVDDVLYNRLLVARHAGIQMNRFVFASHVHGDHIEIIDENRLNKNSYSVIKASDGLITAQKEIALVVMAADCVPVLLYDEEKEVIGAFHAGWRGLTQNIVTKGVQMMNDHFDCKSKNIKAFIGPSIGQCCYEIKNKVIEAVKTSVPHYEQALKNTESKVFLDLKKAIELQLIDVKVERQNIIRSKYCTQCYSDTFYSYRANSETGRFCASIALRS; encoded by the coding sequence TTGTTTGCATATTGTAATTTCTGCGAGAAAGCGCATAATCCCTGGAAAATAGATAAAGATAAAGTAACCTATTTCGTAACTGATAAGTGGGATGGAAGCTCACGTCCTCCCTATAGCGAATTAAATGTCAGCATGAATGTAGGCGATTGTGTTGATGATGTTTTATACAATCGTTTACTGGTTGCCCGACATGCTGGTATTCAAATGAACCGCTTTGTATTTGCCAGTCACGTTCATGGCGATCATATTGAGATAATAGATGAAAATAGACTGAATAAAAATTCATATTCAGTAATTAAAGCCAGTGATGGATTAATTACAGCTCAGAAAGAAATAGCACTTGTTGTAATGGCTGCTGATTGTGTTCCTGTTTTACTTTATGATGAAGAAAAAGAAGTGATTGGAGCATTTCATGCAGGTTGGCGTGGTTTAACACAAAATATAGTAACCAAGGGTGTTCAAATGATGAATGATCATTTTGACTGTAAATCAAAAAATATTAAAGCCTTTATTGGTCCATCCATTGGTCAGTGTTGCTACGAAATAAAAAACAAGGTAATTGAAGCTGTAAAAACATCTGTGCCCCATTATGAACAGGCATTAAAAAATACTGAAAGTAAGGTGTTTTTGGATCTTAAAAAGGCAATTGAATTACAACTAATAGATGTTAAGGTTGAAAGGCAAAATATTATCAGATCTAAATACTGTACTCAATGTTATTCTGATACCTTTTATTCATATAGAGCAAACTCTGAGACAGGCAGATTTTGCGCATCAATTGCATTAAGGAGTTAG